Proteins encoded within one genomic window of Amycolatopsis sp. 2-15:
- a CDS encoding AAA family ATPase, translating to MPAQPTQQSRPAGPVAPPMPARPEESPIRVENFAGGSFVSGDESAAEFVSRVVQVVSWADRTRHGQGGSGEPPPREPEQPKGKKGGLLDDLARNTRSTTFDLLAAGNRVWGRKEQERYEKAHAEWTVAYQEWERRNGSGTRQPNPLVLLVGEPHTGQRRLWRSVRDALGAAEVSFEDFVTVGAAEVLGDDDSAGDALRRFVSRCTDPAMILVEDVEPLLEKDLTGVVRALRDYAHDQSSCRLLVLAGTERAVERLRTEAPDLLSSVLQYRMPRFTRPAHAAALLDVVAAERSFVLPPDVRDRLAQLANLSAGARGVEALLDAAGREAVASGPSADGRIHLAPQHLAPLVAAAQQRGGRPIEELLAELDGMIGLDSVKQRVRALVAEAQIDARRRDAGLPVATRSRHLVLTGNPGTAKTTVARLVGKIYQALGMLPKGHVVEVARPDLVGEYVGETSKKTRAVCERASGGVLFIDEAYSLALDKDDDYGREAVAELLLQMENHRDDLIVFAAGYPKEMDGFLETNPGLRSRFASKIEFPDYTADELAGIYRVLAKGQGYDLADDLLAQLPEAMRQIPRGRGFANGRSARGVLETTIGKQSARLAAQPDAPASALSTLVAADLPDRGESGVAVTDDAGPRRGLDDLLAELDGMIGLDAVKERVRALVAGARMDARRRKAGLPVGASSRHLVFTGNPGTAKTTVARLMGRLYRELGLLSSGHLVEVARPDLVGEYLGQTSPKTREVCERALGGVLFIDEAYNLVQVYGSGGADYGDEAVAELLVQMENHRDDLIVIAAGYPADMDRFLDVNAGLRSRFGGTVEFADYTDEQLAAIFTAMTTQRGYRLAPELAAALPAVMAGLDRGSGFANGRSARGLLEQAIAAQALRLAGPDVDLESVDDAELTLLTPADLPPHG from the coding sequence TTGCCCGCCCAACCCACGCAGCAGAGCCGTCCGGCCGGTCCCGTCGCGCCGCCGATGCCCGCGCGTCCGGAGGAAAGCCCCATCCGGGTGGAGAACTTCGCCGGCGGGTCGTTCGTCTCCGGGGACGAGTCGGCGGCCGAGTTCGTGAGCCGGGTGGTGCAGGTCGTCTCGTGGGCCGACCGCACCCGGCACGGCCAGGGTGGCTCGGGTGAACCGCCGCCGCGGGAACCGGAACAGCCCAAGGGCAAGAAGGGCGGGCTCCTCGACGACCTCGCCCGCAACACCCGCTCCACGACCTTCGACCTGCTCGCCGCCGGCAACCGGGTGTGGGGCCGCAAAGAGCAGGAGCGGTACGAGAAGGCGCATGCCGAGTGGACCGTCGCGTACCAGGAATGGGAGCGCCGCAACGGTTCCGGCACGCGCCAGCCGAACCCGCTCGTGCTGCTCGTCGGTGAGCCGCACACCGGGCAGCGCCGGTTGTGGCGGTCGGTTCGTGACGCGCTCGGCGCGGCCGAGGTCAGCTTCGAGGACTTCGTCACGGTCGGCGCGGCCGAGGTGCTGGGCGACGACGACTCGGCCGGCGACGCGCTGCGCCGGTTCGTCTCGCGGTGCACCGATCCGGCGATGATCCTCGTCGAAGACGTCGAGCCGCTCTTGGAGAAGGATCTCACCGGCGTCGTGCGGGCACTGCGGGACTACGCGCACGACCAAAGCAGCTGCCGCCTGCTCGTGCTCGCGGGCACCGAGCGCGCGGTCGAGCGGCTGCGCACCGAGGCGCCGGACCTGCTTTCCTCCGTGCTGCAGTACCGGATGCCGCGGTTCACCCGGCCCGCGCACGCGGCCGCGTTGCTGGACGTCGTCGCGGCCGAACGGTCCTTCGTCCTGCCCCCGGACGTCCGCGACCGGCTGGCGCAGCTGGCGAACCTCTCCGCGGGTGCGCGCGGCGTCGAAGCCCTGCTGGATGCGGCCGGACGCGAAGCCGTCGCGAGCGGTCCGTCGGCGGACGGCCGGATCCACCTGGCGCCGCAGCACCTCGCGCCGCTCGTCGCGGCGGCCCAGCAGCGGGGTGGGCGCCCGATCGAGGAGCTGCTCGCCGAGCTGGACGGGATGATCGGGCTCGACTCGGTGAAACAGCGCGTGCGCGCGCTGGTCGCCGAGGCCCAGATCGACGCCCGGCGCCGCGACGCGGGCCTGCCCGTGGCCACCCGCAGCCGGCACCTCGTGCTCACCGGGAACCCGGGCACGGCGAAGACGACCGTCGCACGACTGGTCGGCAAGATCTACCAGGCGCTCGGGATGCTGCCGAAGGGCCACGTCGTCGAGGTCGCGCGGCCGGACCTGGTGGGCGAGTACGTCGGCGAGACGTCGAAGAAGACCCGCGCGGTGTGCGAACGCGCGTCCGGCGGGGTGCTCTTCATCGACGAGGCCTACAGCCTCGCGCTGGACAAGGACGACGACTACGGCCGCGAAGCCGTCGCCGAGCTCCTGCTCCAGATGGAGAACCACCGCGACGACCTCATCGTCTTCGCCGCCGGTTACCCGAAGGAGATGGACGGGTTCCTGGAGACGAACCCGGGCCTGCGTTCGCGCTTCGCCTCCAAGATCGAGTTCCCCGACTACACCGCCGACGAGCTGGCCGGCATCTACCGCGTGCTCGCCAAGGGCCAGGGCTACGACCTCGCCGACGACCTGCTGGCCCAGCTGCCCGAGGCCATGCGGCAGATCCCGCGGGGCCGCGGCTTCGCCAACGGCCGCTCCGCGCGCGGCGTGCTGGAGACGACGATCGGCAAGCAGTCGGCCCGCCTCGCGGCGCAACCGGACGCCCCCGCGTCCGCACTGTCCACTTTGGTCGCCGCCGACCTGCCGGACCGCGGCGAATCCGGCGTCGCCGTCACGGACGACGCCGGCCCGCGCCGCGGTCTGGACGACCTGCTCGCCGAGCTCGACGGCATGATCGGCCTCGACGCCGTGAAGGAACGCGTGCGCGCGCTCGTCGCCGGGGCGCGGATGGACGCGCGGCGGCGCAAGGCCGGGCTGCCCGTCGGGGCGAGCAGCCGCCACCTCGTCTTCACCGGAAACCCGGGCACGGCGAAGACGACCGTCGCGCGGCTGATGGGGCGGTTGTACCGGGAGCTGGGGCTGCTGTCGTCCGGGCACCTGGTGGAGGTCGCGCGGCCGGACCTGGTCGGGGAGTACCTCGGCCAGACCTCGCCCAAGACGCGCGAGGTGTGCGAACGCGCGCTCGGCGGCGTGCTGTTCATCGACGAGGCCTACAACCTCGTGCAGGTCTACGGCAGCGGCGGCGCGGACTACGGCGACGAAGCCGTCGCCGAGCTGCTGGTCCAGATGGAGAACCACCGCGACGACCTGATCGTCATCGCGGCCGGTTACCCCGCCGACATGGACCGCTTCCTCGACGTCAACGCCGGCCTGCGCTCGCGCTTCGGCGGCACCGTCGAGTTCGCGGACTACACCGACGAGCAGCTCGCCGCGATCTTCACGGCGATGACCACCCAGCGCGGCTACCGGCTCGCCCCCGAGCTCGCCGCGGCGCTGCCCGCGGTCATGGCCGGGCTCGACCGCGGCAGCGGCTTCGCCAACGGCCGCTCGGCGCGTGGCTTGCTGGAGCAGGCGATCGCCGCGCAGGCGCTGCGGCTGGCCGGCCCGGACGTCGACCTGGAGTCCGTCGACGACGCCGAGCTGACGCTCCTGACGCCGGCGGATCTGCCCCCGCACGGGTGA
- the rimO gene encoding 30S ribosomal protein S12 methylthiotransferase RimO, translated as MPSPTTEPARSRRVSLVTLGCARNEVDSEELAGRLAAGGWELAADPEDSDVVVVNTCGFVESAKKDSVDTLLAASDTGRKVVAVGCMAERYGTELAESLPEADAVLGFDHYAELSDRLDDVVAGRTVASHTPSDRRKLLPISPVQRPAAAETVEVPGHAQRGWGPRVLRTRLDDSPVAALKIASGCDRRCSFCAIPSFRGSFVSRQPEEIVAEAQWLAENGVKELFLVSENSTSYGKDFGRDGTRALELLLPRLAEVEGIDRVRVSYLQPAETRPQLVKAIATTPGVADYFDLSFQHSSEQVLRRMRRFGSTDSFLALTEQIREYAPEAGIRTNVIVGFPGETEDDLAELERFLTGARLDAVGVFGYSDEDGTEAETFDGKLDPAVVTERVTRISALVEELTAQRAEDRIGTFVDVLVEQPAEDGDDAVGRAAHQAPEVDGECVILEDPDRAAVEVGDLVRCEVVDSAGVDLIVRPVPDADR; from the coding sequence GTGCCTTCTCCCACCACTGAGCCAGCCCGCAGTCGTCGTGTCTCCCTCGTGACCCTGGGCTGCGCCCGCAACGAGGTCGACTCCGAGGAGCTGGCCGGACGGCTCGCGGCCGGGGGCTGGGAGCTGGCGGCGGACCCCGAGGACTCTGACGTGGTCGTGGTGAACACGTGCGGCTTCGTGGAGTCGGCGAAGAAGGACTCGGTCGACACGCTGCTCGCCGCGTCCGACACCGGCCGCAAGGTCGTGGCCGTCGGGTGCATGGCGGAGCGCTATGGCACGGAGCTGGCCGAGAGCCTGCCCGAGGCCGACGCCGTGCTCGGGTTCGACCACTACGCCGAGCTGTCCGACCGCCTCGACGACGTCGTGGCGGGCCGCACGGTCGCGTCGCACACGCCGTCGGACCGGCGCAAGCTGCTGCCGATCAGCCCGGTTCAGCGGCCCGCTGCCGCCGAGACCGTGGAGGTCCCCGGGCACGCCCAGCGCGGCTGGGGCCCGCGGGTGCTGCGCACTCGGCTCGACGACTCGCCCGTGGCCGCGCTGAAGATCGCGTCCGGCTGCGACCGGCGCTGCTCGTTCTGCGCCATCCCGTCGTTCCGCGGCTCGTTCGTCTCTCGTCAGCCGGAGGAGATCGTCGCCGAGGCGCAGTGGCTCGCGGAGAACGGCGTGAAGGAGCTGTTTCTCGTCAGCGAGAACTCCACCTCCTACGGCAAGGACTTCGGCCGCGACGGCACGCGCGCACTGGAGCTGCTGCTGCCGCGCCTGGCCGAGGTCGAGGGCATCGACCGCGTGCGCGTGTCGTACCTGCAGCCCGCCGAGACGCGGCCGCAGCTGGTGAAGGCCATCGCGACCACGCCGGGCGTCGCCGACTACTTCGACCTGTCCTTCCAGCACTCGAGCGAGCAGGTGCTGCGCCGGATGCGCCGGTTCGGGTCCACCGACTCGTTCCTCGCGCTCACCGAGCAGATCCGCGAGTACGCGCCGGAGGCCGGGATCCGCACCAACGTGATCGTCGGCTTCCCCGGCGAGACCGAGGACGACCTCGCGGAGCTCGAACGCTTCCTCACCGGCGCGCGCCTCGACGCCGTCGGCGTGTTCGGCTACTCCGACGAGGACGGCACGGAGGCCGAGACCTTCGACGGCAAGCTCGACCCCGCCGTGGTCACCGAGCGTGTCACCCGGATCTCGGCGCTGGTCGAAGAGCTCACCGCCCAGCGGGCCGAGGATCGCATCGGCACGTTCGTGGACGTCCTGGTGGAGCAACCGGCCGAGGACGGCGACGACGCCGTCGGCCGGGCCGCCCACCAGGCGCCCGAGGTCGACGGCGAGTGCGTGATCCTCGAAGACCCGGACCGCGCCGCCGTCGAGGTGGGCGATCTGGTGCGCTGCGAGGTCGTCGACTCCGCCGGGGTCGACCTGATCGTCCGCCCGGTGCCGGACGCGGACCGGTGA
- the pgsA gene encoding CDP-diacylglycerol--glycerol-3-phosphate 3-phosphatidyltransferase, with protein sequence MSAAPSDAGEGMTRAAEVSSQGAAPQPHEVPAETGAARMPEPAVPEPTPVPTLNVANLLTLSRLVLVPLFVLALFAGDGVDTTWRAIATGLFVIASATDQVDGWVARKYGLITDFGKIADPIADKALIGAALVGLSVLGELPWWVTIVIAVREIGVTLLRFWVIRHGVIPASRGGKAKTMTQILAIVVYLLPLPAGAEPVRWVLMGLAVLLTVVTGVDYLIRAIRLRAAGRRATGA encoded by the coding sequence GTGAGTGCCGCACCCAGCGACGCCGGCGAGGGCATGACCCGCGCCGCGGAGGTGTCGTCCCAGGGCGCGGCCCCCCAGCCCCACGAGGTGCCTGCTGAAACGGGGGCCGCTCGCATGCCCGAGCCTGCCGTACCCGAACCGACGCCCGTCCCGACGCTGAACGTCGCGAACTTGCTCACGCTCTCGCGGCTGGTGCTGGTGCCGCTGTTCGTCCTCGCGCTCTTCGCCGGCGACGGCGTGGACACCACGTGGCGCGCGATCGCCACCGGCCTGTTCGTCATCGCCTCGGCCACCGACCAGGTCGACGGCTGGGTCGCCCGCAAGTACGGCCTGATCACCGACTTCGGCAAGATCGCCGACCCCATCGCCGACAAGGCGCTCATCGGCGCCGCGCTCGTCGGGCTCAGCGTGCTGGGCGAGCTGCCGTGGTGGGTCACGATCGTGATCGCGGTCAGGGAGATCGGTGTCACACTTCTGCGCTTCTGGGTGATTCGTCACGGTGTCATCCCAGCGAGCCGCGGCGGCAAGGCCAAGACGATGACGCAGATCCTGGCCATCGTCGTCTACCTGCTGCCCCTGCCGGCCGGGGCCGAACCGGTGCGCTGGGTGCTGATGGGGCTCGCGGTGCTGCTGACCGTGGTCACCGGCGTCGACTACCTGATCCGCGCGATCCGCCTGCGCGCGGCGGGCCGCCGGGCGACGGGCGCTTGA
- a CDS encoding CinA family protein has protein sequence MAERGGVELDGVAAQLVAVLTRRGETVATAESLTAGLVCATVARIPGASVVLRGGLVVYATELKAVLAGVDEQLLAEHGAVHPEVAAQLADGARERCGATWGLGLTGVAGPTAQDGVSPGTVYIGLSGPSTRIVRTLAETGDRDMIRTASVRSAFALLGEHLH, from the coding sequence ATGGCCGAGCGCGGCGGGGTGGAACTCGATGGGGTGGCCGCGCAGCTGGTGGCCGTCCTGACCCGGCGCGGGGAGACCGTGGCCACGGCCGAGTCGCTGACCGCCGGGCTGGTGTGCGCCACCGTCGCCCGCATCCCGGGCGCGAGCGTGGTGCTGCGCGGCGGGCTCGTCGTCTACGCCACGGAGCTGAAGGCCGTGCTGGCGGGTGTCGACGAGCAGCTGCTGGCCGAGCACGGCGCCGTGCACCCCGAGGTGGCGGCGCAGCTGGCCGACGGCGCGCGCGAGCGCTGCGGCGCCACGTGGGGCCTGGGGCTGACCGGCGTCGCGGGCCCGACCGCCCAGGACGGGGTGTCTCCGGGCACCGTGTACATCGGGCTCAGCGGGCCCTCGACGCGAATCGTCCGTACTCTGGCGGAGACCGGTGACCGGGACATGATCAGGACCGCGTCGGTGCGTTCGGCGTTTGCCCTGCTCGGGGAACATCTACACTGA
- a CDS encoding helix-turn-helix domain-containing protein codes for MTVLLREAIGDRLRHARTNQRRTLRDISRAARVSLGYLSEVERGQKEASSELLASICDALDLPLGELLHKVAADVTALESVEVAPVDERVVDGAPRETVPAEREATASASGFEGGRLVSELVGDDLSDLRLSPAPRMNTQLRTTIGAPKLASTIAA; via the coding sequence ATGACCGTGCTGTTGCGTGAGGCGATCGGTGATCGGCTCCGTCATGCCCGCACCAACCAGCGTCGAACGCTGCGTGACATCTCCCGCGCCGCCAGGGTGAGTCTCGGCTACCTGTCCGAGGTCGAGCGCGGTCAGAAGGAGGCCTCAAGCGAGCTGCTGGCTTCCATCTGCGACGCCCTGGACCTTCCGCTCGGCGAGCTGCTCCACAAGGTCGCGGCCGACGTGACGGCCCTCGAGTCGGTGGAGGTCGCTCCGGTCGACGAGCGCGTGGTCGACGGCGCTCCGCGGGAGACCGTGCCGGCGGAGCGGGAAGCCACCGCGTCGGCGAGCGGGTTCGAAGGCGGCCGCCTGGTCTCCGAGCTGGTCGGCGACGACTTGTCCGACCTGCGGCTTTCGCCCGCTCCTCGGATGAACACCCAGCTGCGGACCACGATCGGCGCGCCGAAGCT